The following proteins come from a genomic window of Macadamia integrifolia cultivar HAES 741 chromosome 14, SCU_Mint_v3, whole genome shotgun sequence:
- the LOC122060558 gene encoding ethylene-responsive transcription factor ERN1-like — protein sequence MELQFQPQQQQHQQGELSVSKGNKTKGRGKTSGNKKFVGVRQRPSGRWVAEIKDTTQKIRMWLGTFETAEEAARAYDEAACLLRGSNTRTNFITHVSSDSPLASRIRNLLNHKKGLKQQQADTSYYTNTNTNTNTNTNTTTTITTTPSTSSGSITSMNSCCSSSSKNSSVSYEKIQGEHMSNDAYRPELSNCSKEFDLGSSSSDLPSIFGPTFDRYPYTQGELELSRNVGSTETLESNITDLERMKVEQQISASLYAMNGVHEYLDTVYEPTDALWDLPPLCQLFCSI from the coding sequence ATGGAACTCCAATTCCAACCACAGCAGCAACAGCATCAACAAGGAGAGCTTTCTGTCAGTAAAGGAAATAAAACCAAGGGAAGAGGGAAGACCAGTGGCAACAAGAAGTTTGTTGGGGTAAGACAAAGGCCTTCTGGGAGATGGGTAGCAGAGATCAAGGATACAACACAGAAGATAAGGATGTGGCTTGGCACTTTCGAGACTGCGGAAGAAGCTGCTCGAGCATACGATGAGGCTGCTTGCCTTCTTCGAGGATCGAATACTCGCACCAATTTCATCACCCATGTCTCCTCCGATTCTCCTCTCGCGTCGCGAATTCGGAATCTTCTTAATCATAAGAAAGGTCTAAAACAACAGCAGGCTGATACCTCCTACtacaccaataccaataccaacacaaacaccaacaccaacaccactaccaccatcacAACTACACCTAGCACAAGCTCAGGTAGTATTACTAGTATGAATAGTTGTTGTAGCAGTAGCAGCAAAAATAGCTCTGTTTCTTATGAAAAGATACAAGGGGAGCATATGTCCAATGATGCATATAGACCAGAATTGAGCAATTGTAGCAAGGAATTCGATCTGGGTTCTTCGTCATCTGACCTCCCATCCATATTTGGTCCAACATTTGATCGGTATCCATATACCCAAGGAGAGTTGGAGTTGTCCAGAAATGTTGGATCAACTGAGACCCTGGAATCAAATATTACAGACTTGGAAAGGATGAAAGTAGAGCAACAGATATCAGCTTCACTCTATGCCATGAATGGGGTGCATGAGTACTTGGATACTGTCTATGAGCCAACTGATGCTCTCTGGGATCTCCCACCTCTCTGTCAATTGTTCTGTTCAATTTAA